GTTTCTATTTGTGTAAAATTATTACTCGCATAACATATTAATAAGATCAAAATAATTTGTAGGTGCTTACTCCATATCTAGCGGGTATAATTCAACCCATATTTTGCTCAACCCAACACTTGAATTTATTGAGGAGTTCAAAGCAAGGTATGTCTCCAGCTTCTTACGTTCCACAACTAGATCTTTTTTTTTAATTTGTGAACGTCATTTTTAACTGAAACGTTTTTAAATTATGTGTGATTACTTGATTTGGCAGTCTCCCTATTGATTCACTTGCTCTTACAAACAATGATAGTAGCCAATGGTCTGTTGGTACTGCTACATCTATTCGTGCCAGGTTTTTTGTTCTTAATGAGAAGCTAACCATAAGAGAGATCATTGATAGTACTCGGGTATATAGACTACACCCTTCACTTTTTAATTCTTTACACATGAGTATATTCCATTTGTTATCAATGCTTTTAACATATTGTCATTGCCGAATAGGTTGGCACTTTTGTCACTCTGGGTACTATTGAAACAATTGATATTGAACGTGGCTGGCAATATTTAAGTTGCAAATACCACAACAAAAAAGTGATGCCTACAACCAATGTTGATGCTGATAACCGTCCCTTGTTCTTCTGCAATACATGTGATAAAGAATACAGTGATGTCATTTCCAGGTATTGTATTTTTAGATATACACACATTTTAGTTAGGTAGATCGTCATCGAAATGATATGTGACGTTTATATACTCATGTTTTCAGGTTCAAATTAATTGCCCATGTTAAAGACGATAGCGGTGAGGCTAATTTTCTTTTGTTTGATGCTAATGCTCAACAAATTGTGTGTCATTCCGCCGCTGAACTCTATGACGAGGTACTTTTAGAAATTCCATTGTACATCAATTAACACAATAAATTCTTTTGTTTAACCTATCTCTATGTAATTGTAGAATGAAGATGAAGACTTCTTACTAGAAGCAGTTAGCGATCTCTTTGGTAAGATAGTCCTTTTTGAGATTTCAGTTGATGCTGATAACATCAAAGGAAAGAGCTCTCAGTATGTTGTTCGATTGGCTACTGATGACCGTGAAATGGTTGAGGAATTTGCTGATTTGCCTCCTAAACCGGTATTACACTGATTATAATTGCGAAGAATTTGATTGTTACATTAGCATAATATTGATTTGATTAAATTTTGTCTCTTGCAGGTCCTAATGTTGGAGTCCGCAGATGATATTTCCTCTGGTTCTAGTGGTTTTTCAGGAACTCCTTTGTCTAAAAGAAAAAGCGAACAAGATGAAGACAGTTGCCTTGAGGATCAACACTCTGTCAACAAGAAACTCTCTCAAAAGAATCTCAAGGGCGAGTGATCTGTCGGCTTTTGAAAAAGCTTTACTTTCTATTGTTATGGCTGTGTTTTTGCATCATTTTTTTAATTTGGTCTAACTACCTTTGTTTTTGATTTTTTTAAGATTTGGTCTAAGTACCTTTATTTTTGTTTTTGTTTGGATTAAAACTTTTAAAAGTTCCTAGCTAAACCAGATCCCCTTTATTAATACAATATACACAAGGACACAATTGGTAACGTTTAAGAATCATTACATTCGTAAAATGATAATCGAACTGATCCCCCTTATAGGCTTTTATTGGCATAAATACAATTTGCCAGATGGATAGTGATGAGTTAGGAGACCGATTGTATTCAGGAGCATCCCGTATTCTGACTATTTCGATGATTGTATGTCAATTTAATATTATTTCATGTTAACTTATATTTAGAAACTTATAAATCTATCAAATAATGTTAACCCGTCAAATTGCTTACAAAATTTATTTAATTTTTTGCAGGTTTCTAATTGATTTTGCTTTATTTTTCGAGAATTGTACTTCATAATTTATATTGTTTATGGATAATCTTTTGATTTTGATTTTTATTATATTTTCTTTTAATATGTCTACATAAATGTTTTTTTGTTATTTATGGAAAATGATATTATTCACCTAAAATAAAGAATTACGACATATATACTATACAATTCTAATTAATGATAATATAAAATCTGTTATTTCTAAAATTATACACTATTTATTCCATATTTTGAATGAAAGTATCTTCGTAAACACACAAATTATTTTGGGACATTGCAATTATACATACACACAATATCTGCCTCTTCGTACTGAAGTTACTTTGTTCCCTCTCGTCCATCTCAAATATTGAGTACCAGTTGTTTTTCATGGCTGATAAATTCTTCCAAAGACGGTGGTATTATGTTATAAAATCCGTTACTTCAAAAACTATATACGATTTATTCCATATTTTGAATTTTCTTATGTCCGCAGGGTGCGGACCGGTCACCTAGAACGAAAATTAGCAATATTAATTATATTATATTTATATATATATATAGTTATATACACACGAGATCACCCACGTGTGCGCTTTTGTAGATGTGAGGCTCAAGATTCATAGAGCCGTAGATCTTTTGAACTAGTAAAGCTTCGAGACATTACGACCGTTTGTTATGGATACCCATTTAGGTCAATCGTGGCGATCACTCCACTGGATATTTTGGAGGCGAGGGTGTTACCTAAGACGTGGCAATATTCCATTTGATGACTTTCGAAAAAGAGGAGCTGGCAAGAGGAAAAACACACGAGGAACACTTTGTCGCATGACTCGCATAACATTTTTTTACCATGCATAAACATTTTTTTCACCATGTATAAACTTGAAGTTCAGCAACATGAGAGCAAACAATGAGAACGTTTTGTATGTGGAAAGTTTTTCTAATTGGAAGAAGTTCCGAGCCGAAAGAGATAGAGAACAATGTATATATTTTGAACAAGTTTGGGTGTTGATGAGAATTGGGATAATTCATATGGTGGACAATACATGAATCATTAGTCTCTTCTCAAATATCAATATGAATATATTCTCTTCACCGCATTAATGTTATGGTTTATGAATTAACTTGTTGATAAGATTCATGGGCTTCCAACTTAAAACCAATTGGCGGTAAGTGGAGTGGCCCAAATCCCTTATATATTACTCAAATCCCTTACATATTTCCAATGTGAGATCTTTTCTCCAACACCCTCCCTCGAGATAATGGTGGGTATAATCATTAATCTCGCAGAATCCATCATATCCCTTCCAAGAGGATGCTTTATTTTCTAACAATCTCGGCGGAACTGAGCCTTCTATGGGCCATCAGTTAATGGGATGATTGGGCCACTGTCCGGGCCGGATTACTGGATCAGGGTATTGGGCCGGCTCTGTTACCATGATAAGATTCATGGGCTTCCAACTTAAAACCAATTGGCGGTAAGTGGAGTGGCCCAAATCCCTTATATATTACTCAAGTCCCTTACATATTTCCAATATGGTATTTTTTCTCCAACACATGTTGATTTGGTACATTCCTTTATTGTGCGGAATGTTCTTATAATCCATTAACCATGTTAATTAGTGTTAGCCAACTGAAATATTTGTTGATTAAAGTGTATATATTTTCACCACTAACGTTGTTAAACGATGGAATCTAAACACAAATTTCGAATTATTTGACTGTGAGTCTATAATAATGAATGATTATGTATGTGCACTTACATTTGCGGTCTTCTTATCTCACTTTGGGTACTATTATTAGAATCATCTAAAAATACGTAGATTTCATGTTTAAATTTTGGATCAAAACTATAACGTGGTGACACATTGTACAAAACTTGGACAAATGAGTTTTAAATCAACATCAAATCATTAAAACTTGTAGGATGTTAAGAGAGAAAGAAGTCATCAACCCAAATGAATTCTATCTAATACTAAATTCCCACGGACGACGCCTCTGTATTTCACCTTGATTATGTGACATATCAGAAGCATATAGTCTCATGCCGCTGTTATTCTCTATCTCATATACATGAGGCTTTGCTTGTCTAAAACAAGCATACATGCACCATGATGAAGGGTGAAGGTGCATCAACACCAATATAAATTTATTTCCAGCTATTTATAGTCATATTAACCATTTAGTTAGAGTTTCACCATTATGTATCATATCATGGTACAATTTTTATTATCATGAATTACCCAAAATGAAGTTAAAGTCAAATGGATGACATTTTTAAACGGATTTTATATCATACAATACTGGTTCTTTGTTTTCTATAACAACAATTCGATCTTCAGAAGTTTTTGGATGTTGATACACCTCTTCAACGCTACAGAGCTAGCTGATCTTAAATCCAATTAAACATTTTTCTTGATCAAAATCAAAGTAAAAGAAAGAAACTAATTCCCAAAAGTTATAAATCTAAGATCAATCAGTCAGATTCATAAAAACCATCTTACAAAAAGAAACACTAGAGAAATCAATCCCTAAAAAAGTTACAAACTTAAGATTAATAGTAGATTCAGATCCAATAAAAATTAAAAGTTTGAAAGTGAAAACTAATTTGTCCGAGAAGAAGAGCTTTGTATTTTTCTCCATATTATTGATTTTACATAATAAACATAATATTTTTTTCCGCTTGCTTCATCTCTCTCTATATATATTTTTGTCTACACTCCAAAGTGAGAAACAAGAATAAAAATTAACACAAAAGAGAAAATCAGAGAAAAAATTTACACATTAAATACATACATGGCGATAGGTGTCATGATTTGATTTTTGTCTCACAACAATATCTCTAATTTCCATTTTATATTTTACTAATTATGTTTATTCTTGTATTTGTTGCAGATTGTATGTTGATGCAAGAGAGCACTTTCGTCTTCTTTTTGAAGCCGGTTATTCCATCCAACTAATTTCCAATAACGGCGTCTAAGTATTTCTCATTTCATGTATATCTATACTATACTAAAAGTTAAATATATTCAAAGGAGAACTATGCCGCATAGGATTAAAAATTTAACCAATAGGAAAGAGCCATCTGTCCCATCTCCTAAAGCATCTCTCTCTTCAGCCTTTGTCGCGGTAAGGTTAACGATTCTGGCCTTTTCCACTTCTTCATTCATCTTCATCGCCTTCCAGCTTCCCTTTCAGTTGTAAATCACCATTCAACTTCTCCTCCTCCCACTAATACATCTATTTTTGCATTCATCAAATCGAAGACAACAACTCCACGAATTACTATTCCACTTCCCCTCTAAACCCTATATATATATATCTATACGCCAACTCCACTAATACTGCTCAAAACATTTCGTAGTTGCAGAATACTAGGTAAATTTTAGTTACAGGATCTACGGCTCCGCCTTGAAAGTCAGGCTTCCATGTCAGTTCTGATTTTGTTAGCCTTTTACCATCAGACAGAGAATACTAGGTCGATTTAGGTTTAGAAGTCTTCCATCTGATTGGAATATGTACCATCTTATTCAGTGTTTCCCAATTTGTTTATATCACAATGCTGCAACTGTAATTAACATCTCAAGCAGATGTAAATTGCTCAATCAGATGATGTGGAATTGTTGTTTTTCCTTCCAAAGCAAAAGTTTTTCGTTTTTAATTTTTGGAAGTTGCTCGCTATTCTTTCTTTGGTGTTCGTAACTCTCCTCTCCATTATGCTGCCGCCCAGTGCCACCACGAAGTATCCCAGTTTCTAAGATCTTAGAGATTTTAACAAGTTTTGATCTTTATGGTAAGGATGATCCTAATATGGGTTTTGTTGTTTATATCCACAGATATTTTATGTGTTGGTGGAATCAGGAGTTGATATCAATCTCTGTAACTAACGTGGACAGGTTATAGCTTTGTACAAACGACTTTGATGCAGGCTTGCCAACATGGTCATTTGGAGGTCGTTTGATTCTCATTCGTTTTGGTGCTAATGTAAGCATTTGATAAACTTTTATTCTCACAGATTGAGTGATTGTGTTTGATTAATCGGGTTGATAGAATCACATATCATGTTAGATAACAGTAGTCCTCTTTATCATATCCTTTGTTTCATAATATAATGACTCCTAACACTTCTTTCTAACTGATTTTCTATTTTGTATTTATTTCATCACAAAACTTCTATAAATGTTTTATAAATGATTCTTAAGTATTTAGACCATTTTCAATGATAACACAAAAAAATAAACTATAATTCACTCTAAAATAGAGTAAGTCTATTATAGAGTTGGATTTGCTCCAATGGTTCACTCTATAATAGAGTTACTCTATAATATAGTAGATTATTAATTAATGTTATTTTTGTGTATCATTGGAATTAATTAGGAGAATTTAGTTTAGTCTTATTTTTTATCATAGATTTAAAGTTAATTATGAAAATTGTTATTTTTAACAAAAACAATTAGAAAGTGTATCAAACTTATGGTAAAATTAGAAATCCCCTAATTTAATAACATTTAAATATGTAATATGAGCGTTTGTATATGAACAATTTAATATATATCATACATTAGAAGGCACATTGTCTTATTTTGGTTGTTTTAAGTATCTTACAAACATTTGTATTATTTTAATACAAAAAAAAACTAACTAGATGCAAAATCACAACCCAAATCTTAATTATTATTTTTAACAAAAATATTATTTCGATTTATATTTAATAATCTATTGCGATTGTACCATACAAGATATTTCTTAACATGTATTTTTTCCTTAATGGGGAGAATTCACGTATCAGGATACAAAAATATATAAGACAATCATTAATTTTAGTCTTTTAACTGAGGTTCTTAGCTTTTTCTTAGATTTTAACTAAAAAAACTAAAAATCGTCTCTTAAATAAGAGATAGAAGAGCTGTCTCTTACCCGAAAAGTGTTAAAAAACACAAAAATGTCAAATCATGAATTAAGAACTCCGGCTAAGAG
This genomic interval from Brassica oleracea var. oleracea cultivar TO1000 chromosome C2, BOL, whole genome shotgun sequence contains the following:
- the LOC106324364 gene encoding uncharacterized protein LOC106324364, with amino-acid sequence MMCTLWGCYAKQVYDYSMSNMSTMIICVIRFCSVKEWKGAYSISSGYNSTHILLNPTLEFIEEFKASLPIDSLALTNNDSSQWSVGTATSIRARFFVLNEKLTIREIIDSTRVGTFVTLGTIETIDIERGWQYLSCKYHNKKVMPTTNVDADNRPLFFCNTCSN